Sequence from the Mytilus galloprovincialis chromosome 13, xbMytGall1.hap1.1, whole genome shotgun sequence genome:
gaCGAAAATAGTTTGATGGACAGTCGTCTAGCAGTGGTTTCATGacctaactattttatttatctgtaatatgATATCTTTCCGCTGACcatgtataaaatatttgaactcgGGACGTAAATAGTTTGCTGGACTGACGTCTAGCGGTTACATGACTTAACTTTTGTTTTCATCTTTGATATGGTCTCttcctgaacatgaatgaaatagttgtcacTGGACGTAAAACCAACACCATTCAATCAGTCTAGCATTAATATGACCTTACTATTGTATTCATCTTTAATATGATCTCttcctgaacatgaatgaaatatttgccactcaGTGACGTAAATAGTTTGCTGGACAGGCGTCTAGCGGTTACATGACCGAACTATTGTTTTCATCTTTAATATGGTCTCTTCCTGAACATAATTGAAATAGTTGTCACTGGAAGTACAGCAAACATCAAGCAATAAATCTAGCGGTTACAAGACCGGTAGCAAATCTGGTAAAACGACACACTAAAAGACAACTTCAATGGAAATGCCAAATGAATTTCCATTTTTCTACAGAGTTATTCGATTCgtataagctatatatatatatatatataaagttcatACACCATATCACCAATTAGGCATATACTATTCCATGGATATAGACGCTATATATCGTCCATACACCAACAGACCAATGAGACATACAACAATGGGATACATAATTATTTCAGAGCCACCGCGTCCGTTGTTTTTATTGAACCACTTGGAAGATTGTAAGTTACATTCTGGTAGACCTTAATGATTTTTACCGATTGAAACCGTCAACACATCggatttatttttacttaatatgtGTTATACTTTGTCCACGTCCcttcttttaaaagattttttttttcacagttcTACACAACATAAATTTATTTcgctgaacagttgggacaaattCAAACTCTATCCCACTCTTTCTTTTGTAATATGGAACCTTGttgtacaattttagagagaccCATGccatacacaagttattgtctggaaaataGAAAACTTGAAATGCTTGTTTTCGGACTTGTACCGAAATCCTGGCATGTTTGGGCCAATAATCCTCAAACTCAATCCCATTCTTCCCTTTGTGATAAGGAACCTTGTTGTACGATGTTAGCCGCGAGATCCATTCACACAAGTTATTTttctgaaactacaaaaatgcttgttttggtccTTAATTTCTGATCGTTTGGCACCATAAGCACACAAAAAATCCCAACCTTCCACTTGTGGTCAAATTTCAGAGCAGTCACAATACTTATTCCTAAAAGGTTAGGACCCAATCCAAACTTTTGTATTGAACCCAAGACTATATGTGTTtattgtgttatagtagtctcagattgaaccttcttaaaaaaatcaaagatcaattcacttaaaataaagttattgtccgaaaaaaTTTTGGCAGTtgcataaaaatgcatgtatcaagtcaggaatgtgacagttgttatccattcttttgattagggacttaccGTTTCAATTTTTCCTCGGACTGTTCAGTATTTTTTAGTTCTTTGTTTTTATGGATATTGTATATACAAGTACAATCTAAATATCATCATGCTATGCTCACAAAGACGAGTTATAAAAGATTAGAATTTGAATCAGAATGGGAAACGACTTCTTTCTAGTGTGCTGGATAGGTGAAGCCAACTGCTGATGTTTACAGATATAGTTCATATCTCTGGTTacttatataaattaaatttttaattctACTTTCCCTGTTCTTCTCATGTACAAGTCCCAGTTATTAATAGTAAGGTTTGTTTGATTGTTGTTAATAATCGAAAGAGTGAGTTTAAGAAGACGACAACTAAATTTTGCTGTCctacacaaactttattctacaATAATTGGACAATTACTTGTAAAAGAATTGTCTCCCTAGTAACATGAGGTACTGTTTAGATGGTGTGCAAGAAATGAAGTGATTTTTCAGGTTTTATTACAGTAATGTGGTTACATCATATTGATATAGATATACACATATTGTAAGGTGTAGGTCCAAGTCATCGATTATGGAAATGAGATCTTAAGACTGGTTTCTTGAGTGATAATTATGGTATTTTAACTTTGGGTTTCCTTTTCCTTGTATTTACACCAATATTCAATATTCCAATTTATTACACATATTAGTATATGAATGATAAACTATGCTCGTCTCTGCAAGTGGAGTCATGTGAGAGTTAAGCATGTTATTTCATGCTGGTTTCAGTTCATGAATTGGAAGATAAGTACATTATGTCTTTGACGAAGAGTTGCCTCAATATCACACACACTTCATATTAATTTTATAGTCATTTATTGTGGTTCCATATTTTTCTCTTCCAAGATACCATAAGCAATTGTTGACATATTATATGTAAGAAATAATTGTATGGTGTCAGCTGTCGGAATTAGACCTTGACTCAAGGTTCAAGTTACATTAGTCACTGGAAtaattttctttgatatatactaaaagaggggcaaaaaaaaatgtaccatccTGTCTCAAGTCTGCATAATTACTATTCAATGTAAAGAACAACATTGGGTATaggttatataattttatttataaagatatttagGTTCCTTAAAGTTGTTAAACATCTGTACAATATCATTAAATCAAAAACAATCAagcaataaaagttttaaaaagcatAGTTTGATTTGCAGCAGGCCAAGTTTACAGGCTTATTCCATCCATGCCAGGGACTTATAACCTTACGACCTTTCACAGTGTGCCAGCGGGTTATATCCTGTTCTGCAAATCATAACATGCAATCCCCCTCCCAACTTTCGTTAAATTCCTACCTGAAATATATTAACAGcaagttttttttaccaaaacaaaCATCTCTATAGTCAAGAATGTTATTAGTtctatattaaaaaattaaaacaataatgttTAGGGTTACTTTTAATTTATCATCATCAAGCAACACCAAGAATTTTGTGATTACAACCAATTCACATGATCTATTCAGACATATATAAACTGCATATAAACTTGTCCAGATTGTATTAATTCCAAAacaatcaattataaataaaagttttaaaaagcatAGTTTGATTTGCAGCAGGCCAAGTTTACAGGCTTGTTCCATCCATGCCAGGGACTTATAACCTTACGACCTTTCACAGTGCGCCAGGGGGTTATATCCTGTTCTGCAAATCATTTTATGCACCCACTCCTAAAATTTCAACCTGATTAATCTCAACAGCAAGTTCCTCTAAATAGTAAAATTAACAACTCATTTGTTTTAATAACCTTTCTATATTGCaaaatttatgaattaaaaatgcaataattttaactttaGACGGCCCACCAATAAGAACAAAAGGcatgaaaattaaagaatattaataaactttaaaaaaaaaatcaccttttTTTTAACCAGGTACATTTtctgacatgattttttttaaaagcttctCCTGTTGAAATTGATCTAATCTAACACTAAAAAATCATTGTTCTCaatttcctaaaaaaatattgttgtcatTTCTTCTTTGGTTGGTAAATTTAAGGATCTGGACAATTCAGTATTCAATTTATCATGAACTATTCTTGGTACAATAGAAACATCTGTAACAGTGTGTTCAAATAATGTGAAACATGAATGAAAAAGTGTTTCAATCTAAAAATGTTTCACAAGCAGGTAATTAATTTTGCCTAAATGGAACCGGTTTCCTTTTAAAGGTAAAAGATTGTTGATTGTGTCAAAAATTTCCTTACTCTGTTTActtaaataaagtaaatatttatttattttaatgtcaatattattACTTTCTTCTTCTGCATGGTCAATCAAACATTTGGACTGAACAGCCTTTTGTTGGTTTTCAGATATCTTTCTCGATTCCAACTGATCATATATTTCTGATTCAAGTGACAAAAATTGTTTAGAATCCAAATTTGTGTTGTTAATAGCATTCAGTTAGTCCACTcctttttttatctttagaaaGTTGCTTGAGAACTGTTTGCTTATACGGATTCCAATGGCTTGACCCTCTGAAACCAGAAATTGTTTAGAATCCAAATTTGTGTTGTTAATAGCATTTAGTTTGTCCACTcctttttttatctttagaaaGTTGCTCGAGAACTGTTTGCTTATACGGATTCCAATGGCTTGACCCTCTGAAACCAGAAATTGTTTAGAATCCAAATTTGTGTTGTTAATAGCATTCAGTTTGTCTACTTCTTTTTATATCTTTAGAAAGTTGCTTGAGAACTGTTTGCTTATACGGATTCCAATGGCTTGACCCTCTGAAAAATTGAGTTTTAAAACCAAGTGCTATTTACTGACATGGTTTAAGCTTTTCCTTTATTTATCGATCTAATAATTGTGTCGTCAACACAAAAAAGCACTGTTATCAATTTAAATATCATCTTCATCTAATTCCTCGTCACTGtccttttctatataaatactgTTCAAATCATTAGTTTCAAACTGCTCAATTTCCTGAAATATTGTTGTCATTTCTTCTTCGGTTGGTAAATTTAAGGATCTTGACAATTCAGTATTCAATTTATCATGAACTATTCTTGGTACAATAGAAACATCTGTAACAGTGTGTTCAAATAATGTGAAACATGAATGAAAAAGtgtttcaatattaaaatgtttcacaaacagGTAATTAATTTTGCCTAAATGGAACCGGTTTCCTTCTAAAGGTAAAAGATTGTTGATTGTGTCAATAATTTCCTTACTCTGTTTActtaaataaagtaaatattttttttatttcaatgtcaaTATTATTACTTTCTTCTTCTGCATGGTCAATCAAACATTTGGACTGAACAGCCTTTTGTTGGTTTTCAGATATCTTTCTCGATTCCAACTGATCATATATTTCTGATTCAAGTGACAAAAATTGTTTAGAATCCAAATTTGTGTTGTTAATAGCATTCAGTTTGTccacttctttttttatctttagaaaGTTGCTTGAGAACTGTTTGCTTATACGGATTCCAATGGCTTGACCCTCTGAAaaattgatataacaaattattgatTGGCTCTCAGAAAAAAGGACATAACACTGATAAAAATAATGGTAACATGTTATTAACGTGTCAAGTAAAACGGTAAATAGAGAGTTGTACAGAAAAACATTTGTGAACAGTTCGCAATGAAAAGCAGGTTATATGACActtgattttgtattttgaagGACTCATTTGtagtttgagaaaaatgcaataaaaaattcCTATATGGCTATTTACAAATAGTTGCTGAGAGGTAAACCTTAAAATTTAACACATTGTATAGCTTGACGTATAAAGCTTGAATCACAACTTCTTAGAAAGCCATAcataattatagaaaaaaaaatgtcaattcattgaaaattgaattgaaattataaatttgactCTATGGGTGATTAATTAAGTTTTGAATTGTCTACCGATGGTACCATGTAAGTTTAAATACATGTAGAACAGCTCTTCTGAATATAATACTAGTTATACATTTTCATACCTGCATATTTCTTCATCAAGCTAGACAAATATTGCCGGTCAGTTGCAAGTTCCTTTAATTTCACTAAACATGCCCTTTTTCTCTTTGTCTGAGCTGATTCTAAAAGCAGTTGTCCTTGATCTGAAGTAAGCTGAAGCTgggtgaaatttgtttttttcttcaactttgAACAATCTGATATTAGCCTAGAAAAGAAGACATTATAATAGAacaaatgaattttgtttttaagtgGGGTTAAAATTTCACTCCATAatgtaaaattgaaaacttataacatttttaattattgCACAACTAAACTGTAATCACAAGTGTATTTAGCGTAAGATCTAATGATAAAGTATCATCACATGTTTTAAGTGCAAcccttacaaataaaaaaaaataaaccaaatttttttttaaagttgaaattaaaagttgaagTGTTCATCCATTTGCAGTtgagttttttatgtttttttttagtttgaaggttaaattcatttcttcagttGTATAGGTTATACGGCCATGAGCTGATATTTGAAAAGTTCACATATTtaaggacgacatcaaaagttcaatgaaggataaaaaaaacttaattcgtATAGTTTTTTCAATGACCCCCCCTCCCTCTaaacttaatttggaaaaaaatgattgacccatatggatatctTGCAGAAGTTCAaccccaccccaaactattttgaattaagtttttttttttttatcttacatcgATCTTTGATGTTATCCCTTAATGACTGTAATAATATCCATATTCAAATTAATGCATGTAcacatttttttcccaaagcaTGTTTCATCTATGACAAACAATCATCAACAAATGCCAGAAAACTTTGTAATGTCTCTGTATGATTACAGAAAAGGTTAAAGTGCTAGTGCTTACATAATAATAAggaatataacaataatatattaaaaatgttaCATATATATGTGTCAAATTCACCTTTCAATGCGTCTTTCCATTTCCACCTTTTCATCATCTGCTTCATTTATATCTAATAGTTGCctgtaaaaaaaacacaatagtGTAACAACAATGCACAAGCATTGTAGCAGTTGTAGCAGGAACTACCACAGCAGActaaattaaatcataaaaaaaaggaaaggtaagtcagtattttcattttttttatatcttattttggCACTATGATTTTGGATGAAGTGATTCATATTTCCATGGTCTGAGTTGTCTATAGGCCAAATTGACCTGTGTATTTAATGAGtagattttgaatgtttttttttttatttgatactaAAATAAACTCGAGTGTCTTGTTGTTAAATCTAAAAACTAAAAGGAACAGAAAATAGAATTATCAAAAGCATTTATGTAGTTTCTTATTtaatcccccccccaaaaaaaagaatCTAGTTGCAATTTAACTACCACCTGGAATATTGGTTGTATTTCCCAATTTCATTGATAACCGTGTTAAAATTCCAATAACTGGCCATGGTCCTTTTTCGCAAAATACCCAGATATACCCCTTATGTCCAACAATTTCAATTAGTTACTTCCTAAATAACAGAAATTAAATGATGTAGTCAGCTGGTTCTACAATAAGAGTTGGTTGGCTTACTGTGACATACATATATTCTGTTTTGGATTTGATTTAAGACTTATTTTAACACTGATTTGGGGCATTTTAAGGCAGCCAGTCATTTAAGATAAGAGCAGAATGGGTTTAAACTCCTGACCTCATGTTGACTCACTAGTGATTATAGTAATAACTTAAATCACTCAGCCATCAAAGTTCTAATTTTGTTTTGGCCTTCAGGAAAAAGTTGTAGATAACATTATATTCTGTCCTAAGATCATGTTAGTTTTCAAAACTAGCTTTTAAGAACATAAACCCTCaatccaccttttttttttatttcacaatggGTTCTAAATGTTTTACAAGGATGAGCCAcatgatttgtttttcattcaagtTCTCAATTGAACTGCTTGAAACTCACTTTTTGGATTCAATCTGATGCAGGAGTTCAGCATACTGCTCATCTGTAGTCAAAGGCAGAGctaaatgaataaatttaaagaactagtataatatatttaaaaataaataatataaagttGCCTGCATTTTTCCAAAAATAGAAAAGATTGTGAGGTAATAGTATTAAGTGTATTTTGAGATTCTGGACTTGTGTTACTGTACTAATTTTCAACCAATATCTTAGATCATTCTTCATAGAAAGTAAATTAACCTGTCAAGGCTTTTACTTTGAATGAGTGGCAAATGTGTAGTATGTGCAGGATGTTGCTGCACAACAAATCTAAACATTAATTACACGTTACaactcaaaattataaaatatttcttatggAAGGCTACCAATGAAAACTATTATAAATTATTTCGTATCGGTTGggaataagattctcttattggataaaaaggggtcaTGACATTCATtaatcttcagtaataaattccattggtcATTAACAGAACAATATGGACCAGAAAACCGGTTGTTAATGAACTTTTACATGATAtggaccggtggggcgtggtttaggtctgataatgaccgttggggcgtggtttccctTTGATAATGACTGTTGGGGTGTGGTCTCTCTGCTATTAATGACCaatggggcgtggtttctctgtttagaaAGATGTACTTTTTATAAAGCATGTTCCTGATTTTAATATTgaatttaagttgttgaattgtttattatatgttttcgttaataGTAAAATTAAAGAGAACTTAATTAAGaatttatatactgaaaagttgcactaaaatgaatggcagtattactacgactggtcttcactctttgctatagaaatcgtacaactactcgagttcgctttaggcgttttgaatttatgagaatttcctaaaacatggtttctcaatgaaataaccatgatagttcttgaaaaactggtcattatcatGATATATGTACttcccacaggacagtggtattgactaagaaagtgataatgactgagccaaaggcgaggtcattatTGCTGTTGCAATATAAGTTTACTTCccaaggtctttcctgtaaaatgCATATTGAATCACGCTTAGTCAAATATTTATGCAGAGGACTATGCATTATACCAGACGTACCACAAAAAGCATTCATATTATTCCTCACCTTTCCTTTCTTTTCTGTTGGATTGTGTTTTCCATTCTTCCTTCCAGGTTTGAATCACATTTTTAGATTCTGTAATAAAGAAATAAGTTTAAAGTTCTGTCTACTCTTGAATAAATATATTGGCCATGACGACTTGAAATTAAATCTCAGTCAAAAGTCTGGAACTGTTTAAAAATTGGGTTGTTATAAGAACCCTATAACAAAGAACAAAATTCATCTTACTTTGTACTTGAACATGATAAATTTTCCTTAAACTAAGCaaagttatatacatgtaaatgtgcacttgcataaggtcTATTTCTATCTGACGAAGCTCATATATTATCAATCAGCTTTTTTATGAATACTTCTTTTACaaattaatttgacttttatacTGCATTTTTAAAATTGGTAAAGATTCTGTCAATAAATATTActcaataaaataacaaaaaaagcatgTTATTATATGACTATAAAACAATAGTTAACTTTTGATTTTAGTTGAATATCATATCTCGGGTTAATAAATATTGATTCTTACATTGATctgttagcatattttgattcatcaaGTTAGCTAAAAAAtttatgacccttaaaatcatccaacAATCTCCGAGATCACCgtcatcaaaagtcaataattgtatattatcaatataaatatattgtttgagTGCCAGTGAGAAAAAGACCTATGTATGTACTTCTTGAGAACTATATCTTGCATAATTTCATCAAAAAGTATTGAAACAGGGTATCAAATTActtgatattaataaaataaaatgggtTAACTTACATTAAAACTAAACATAAATATTTGACTAAGCGTGATTCAATATGcattttacaggaaagaccttggGAAGTAAACTTATATTGCAACAGCAataatgacctcgcctttggctcagtcattatcactttcttagtcaataccactgtcctgtgggaaGTACATATATCatgataatgaccagtttttcaagaactatcatggttatttcattgagaaaccatgttttaggaaattctcataaattcaaaacgcctaaagcgaactcgagtagttgtacgatttctatagcaaagagtgaagaccagtcgtagtaatactgccattcattttagtgcaacttttcagtatataaattCTTAATTAAGTTCTCTTTAATTTTACtattaacgaaaacatataataaacaattcaacaacttaaattcAATATTAAAATCAGGAACATGCTTTATAAAAAGTACATCTttctaaacagagaaaccacgccccattGGTCATTAATAGCAGAGAGACCACACCCCAACAGTCATTATCAAagggaaaccacgccccaacggtcattatcagacctaaaccacgccccaccggtccaTATCATGTAAAAGTTCATTAACAACCGGTTTTCTGGTCCATATTGTTCTGTTAATgaccaatggaatttattactgaagattaATGAATGTCAtgacccctttttatccaataagagaatcttattccCAACCGATACGAAATAATTTATAATAGTTTTCACTGGTAGCCTTccataagaaatattttataattttgagttGTAACGTGTAATTAATGTTTAGATTTGTTGTGCAGCAACATCCTGCACATACTACACATTTGCCACTCATTCAAAGTAAAAGCCTTGACAGGTTAATTTACTTTCTATGAAGAATGATCTAAGATATTGGTTGAAAATTAGTACAGTAACACAAGTCCAGAATCTCAAAATACACTTAATACTATTACCTCACAATCTTTTCTATTTTTGGAAAAATGCAGGCaactttatattatttatttttaaatatattatactagttctttaaatttattcatttagCTCTGCCTTTGACTACAGATGAGCAGTATGCTGAACTCCTGCATCAGATTGAATCCAAAAAGTGAGTTTCAAGCAGTTCAATTGAGAacttgaatgaaaaacaaatcatgTGGCTCATCCTTGTAAAACATTTAGAACccattgtgaaataaaaaaaaaaaggtggattGAGGGTTTATGTTCTTAAAAGCTAGTTTTGAAAGCTAACATGATCTTAGGACAGAATATAATGGTATCTACAACTTTTTCCTGAAGGCCAAAACAAAATTAGAACTTTGATGGCTGAGTGATTTAAGTTATTACTATAATCACTAGTGAGTCAACATGAGGTCAGGAGTTTAAACCCATTCTGCTCTTATCTTAAATGACTGGCTGCCTTAAAATGCCCCAAATCAGTGTTAGAATAAGTCTTAAATCAAATCCAAAACAGAATATATGTATGTCACAGTAAGCCAACCAACTCTTATTGTAGAACCAGCTGACTACATCATTTAATTTCTGTTATTTAGGAAGTAACTAATTGAAATTGTTGGACATAAGGGGTATATCTGGGTATTTTGCGAAAAAGGACCATGGCCAGTTATTGGAATTTTAACACGGTTATCAATGAAATTGGGAAATACAACCAATATTCCAGGTGGTAGTTAAATTGCAACTAGattcttttttttgggggggggggattaaaTAAGAAACTACATAAATGCTTTTGATAATTCTATTTTCTGTTCCTTTTAGTTTTTAGATTTAACAACAAGACACTCGAGTTTATTTtagtatcaaataaaaaaaaaacattcaaaatctaCTCATTAAATACACAGGTCAATTTGACCTATAGACAACTCAGACCATGGAAATATGAATCACTTCATCCAAAATCATAGTGccaaaataagatataaaaaaaatgaaaatactgacttacctttccttttttttatgatttaatttagTCTGCTGTGGTAGTTCCTGCTACAACTGCTACAATGCTTGTGCATTGTTGTTACactattgtgttttttttacagGCAACTATTAGATATAAATGAAGCAGATGATGAAAAGGTGGAAATGGAAAGACGCATTGAAAGGTGAATTTGACACATATATATGtaacatttttaatatattattgttatattccTTATTATTATGTAAGCACTAACACTTTAACCTTTTCTGCAATCATACAGAGACATTACAAAGTTTTCTGGCATTTGTTGATGATTGTTTGTCATAGATGAAACAtgctttgggaaaaaaatgtgTACATGCATTAATTTGAATATGGATATTATTACAGTCATT
This genomic interval carries:
- the LOC143057195 gene encoding uncharacterized protein LOC143057195, whose protein sequence is MERRIERLISDCSKLKKKTNFTQLQLTSDQGQLLLESAQTKRKRACLVKLKELATDRQYLSSLMKKYAEGQAIGIRISKQFSSNFLKIKKEVDKLNAINNTNLDSKQFLSLESEIYDQLESRKISENQQKAVQSKCLIDHAEEESNNIDIEIKKIFTLFK